Proteins from one Sarcophilus harrisii chromosome 2, mSarHar1.11, whole genome shotgun sequence genomic window:
- the C2H15orf39 gene encoding uncharacterized protein C15orf39 homolog isoform X1 gives MTGKRPPGPLDPMIYNKLALLEADAGHRPPTGICKSGSLPGPGSEGHLRYKGTYFTYPVGSPEVGHENLAGWNPHVSYGGVVAGQSLRADSMLMNCLLYQREAEGVQPVEKGRDHAMRNLLLAQEKWTGHLDHRDPLLQAARGSPYLGMKGPGPPACAPLAAPKPIYRNPMCYVDPGYGPPSCLALGTPAAESGAKRPLDMDWTVAAPLLPQGNSHCSLATTPSKSQHLDTSFLPLPQSGAPGKEAVANLSSYQVALDKYRAIRSALFLDSKYPPPYGGHKKAAEGLPGSWTKLPQPPVPPYQERAPSHYPLTMHEQPLLYPPGYPPPEKPNSSVLSLQSPNPYKGYSYRGNGLLGTYPQQQAARGPCMPSSKLESCAYPAGPIQGSSPSLKAGTATSHEPEPPPLPPKCQLDFMPQTPSFAFAPRDGLPLYGPALGAGGMSPAQEAPRGKLGANQHSAFQLVCQHLGSGGPALNSTPQKEAACPVSRPGKVEKPRPEPEGKKWPYSFAKEEARPRPGLEEHPTTPIVIADSPAPRSPPDPTPPNPLPSPREPPQALRQAESAEGTIAPPCSPPMPIINNVFSLAPYRDYLDNRCEKMPELPLPKAQPPSAACPLVPCAAADPEAYGEGPKDAEGKDGHDQECDVLLLTPCGEPQGQPGPPPGSQCPPREEVALDLSLKKQLAELSQGSLSQGLPAEPAAPPDGLETNQAGQEEQPRLPAPPPLVPTMIETIPRTSFHSSVAFMFRKFKILRPAPTPTITPAAPPPPAPAPSPPPPPSQSANLQLLSQPLQVTCFNVALPEPTPPAPPAASEPAPAAGKASRGPEATPASAGSPEQHFTGLHLSLCDAISDFVAHSSPERLREWLEEADESPSLPLLPASSPAKGPSRPRAAEGRARDRWLSCVGVKGLLAELLAQLEAFLFTHKCPFPHVVRAGAIFVPIYLVKEKLFPRLPGASVDHVLQEHRVELRPTTLSEERALRDCALDGCTSRMLKLLALRQLPDIYPDLLGLQWRDCIRRQLGEHNRQSPQAKAEAASSEVSKLREEVSSVSATLEPRGSKTKKKKRGTPGPSSEESGQPGTTPETEPAPERAPAAKPREETQGQAPLGLPGSLFRARFHRLLQAAWQDGLPLPTGRRRGLAQAQPPPYPELVG, from the exons ATGACTGGGAAGCGGCCACCCGGGCCCTTGGACCCCATGATCTACAATAAGTTGGCCCTCCTCGAGGCGGATGCTGGGCACAGGCCGCCCACCGGGATCTGCAAGTCGGGATCCCTGCCCGGGCCGGGCAGCGAGGGCCACCTGCGTTACAAGGGGACCTACTTCACCTACCCCGTGGGGAGCCCCGAAGTGGGCCATGAGAACTTGGCCGGATGGAACCCGCACGTGTCCTATGGGGGCGTGGTGGCGGGGCAGTCCCTGCGGGCCGACAGCATGCTCATGAATTGTCTGTTGTATCAGCGGGAAGCGGAGGGCGTTCAGCCCGTGGAGAAGGGCCGGGACCACGCCATGCGGAACCTGCTCCTGGCCCAAGAGAAGTGGACAGGGCACCTGGACCACCGCGACCCCTTGCTGCAGGCCGCCCGGGGCTCTCCCTACCTGGGCATGAAGGGGCCAGGACCCCCGGCCTGCGCCCCCCTGGCGGCCCCCAAACCCATATACCGGAACCCCATGTGTTACGTGGATCCGGGTTACGGGCCGCCCTCGTGTTTGGCCCTGGGGACCCCGGCAGCTGAGAGTGGGGCCAAGCGGCCCCTGGACATGGACTGGACAGTTGCTGCCCCCTTATTGCCTCAGGGCAACTCCCACTGCTCACTGGCCACTACACCCAGCAAGAGTCAGCACCTGGACACGAGCTTTCTCCCTCTGCCACAGTCTGGGGCACCGGGCAAGGAGGCCGTGGCCAACCTTTCTTCCTACCAGGTGGCCTTGGACAAGTATCGTGCCATCCGGAGCGCCCTCTTCCTGGACTCCAAATACCCCCCGCCATACGGAGGGCACAAGAAGGCAGCCGAGGGGCTCCCGGGCTCCTGGACAAAACTTCCACAGCCCCCAGTGCCCCCCTACCAGGAGCGGGCCCCCTCCCACTACCCACTAACAATGCATGAGCAGCCTCTGCTGTACCCCCCCGGCTACCCGCCCCCAGAGAAGCCTAACAGCTCAGTGCTTTCTCTGCAGTCCCCCAACCCCTACAAGGGTTACAGCTACAGGGGAAACGGGCTCCTGGGGACCTACCCGCAGCAGCAGGCAGCCCGGGGGCCCTGCATGCCCTCCTCCAAGCTGGAGAGCTGTGCCTACCCTGCGGGCCCCATCCAGGGCAGCTCCCCCAGCCTGAAGGCCGGGACAGCTACCTCCCACGAGCCCGAGCCGCCACCGCTACCCCCCAAGTGCCAGCTGGACTTCATGCCTCAGACGCCCAGTTTTGCCTTTGCCCCTCGGGACGGCCTGCCCCTGTACGGCCCGGCCCTAGGAGCCGGAGGGATGTCACCCGCCCAGGAGGCCCCCCGGGGCAAGCTGGGAGCCAATCAGCACAGCGCCTTCCAGCTTGTGTGTCAGCACCTGGGAAGCGGGGGCCCGGCCCTGAATTCCACCCCCCAGAAGGAGGCCGCCTGCCCCGTCTCCCGCCCTGGCAAGGTGGAGAAGCCCCGGCCAGAGCCCGAAGGCAAGAAGTGGCCGTACAGCTTTGCCAAGGAAGAGGCCAGACCCCGGCCCGGTCTAGAGGAGCATCCCACCACGCCCATTGTCATCGCGGACAGCCCCGCGCCGAGGAGCCCACCGGACCCCACGCCCCCGAATCCGCTCCCCTCCCCCAGGGAGCCCCCGCAGGCCCTCCGGCAGGCTGAGAGCGCTGAGGGCACCATCGCGCCTCCCTGCTCGCCGCCCATGCCCATCATCAACAACGTCTTCAGCCTGGCGCCCTACCGGGACTACCTGGACAATCGGTGCGAGAAGATGCCCGAGCTGCCCCTGCCCAAGGCCCAGCCCCCGAGCGCCGCCTGCCCCCTGGTGCCCTGCGCGGCCGCGGACCCCGAGGCCTATGGCGAGGGGCCCAAGGACGCCGAGGGGAAGGACGGGCATGACCAGGAGTGCGACGTGCTGCTGCTCACTCCCTGCGGGGAGCCCCAGGGGCAGCCGGGGCCCCCTCCGGGCAGCCAGTGCCCACCCAGGGAAGAGGTGGCTTTGGACTTGAGCCTCAAGAAGCAACTGGCCGAGCTCTCCCAGGGGTCCCTGAGCCAGGGCCTGCCCGCCGAGCCCGCAGCACCCCCAGATGGGTTAGAAACGAACCAGGCTGGCCAGGAAGAGCAGCCCAGGCTGCCCGCCCCCCCTCCCCTGGTACCCACCATGATCGAGACCATTCCAAGGACTAGCTTCCACAGCTCCGTGGCCTTCATGTTCCGCAAGTTCAAGATCCTCCGGCCAGCGCCCACACCTACCATCACCcctgctgccccccccccccccgcccctgcgccctccccccccccccccccctcccagtcTGCCAACCTCCAGCTGCTCAGCCAGCCCCTGCAGGTGACCTGCTTCAACGTGGCTCTGCCCGAGCCCACGCCGCCCGCGCCTCCTGCAGCATCTGAGCCGGCTCCAGCCGCCGGCAAGGCCAGCAGGGGCCCGGAGGCCACCCCCGCGTCGGCGGGCAGCCCCGAGCAGCACTTCACGGGCCTCCATCTGTCCCTGTGCGACGCCATCTCTGACTTTGTGGCCCACTCGTCGCCAGAGAGGCTCCGCGAGTGGCTGGAGGAGGCCGACGAGAGCCCGTCTCTACCTCTGCTGCCGGCTTCCTCCCCCGCCAAGGGCCCAAGTAGGCCCCGAGCGGCCGAGGGCCGGGCCCGCGACAGGTGGCTGAGCTGCGTGGGGGTGAAGGGGCTCTTGGCGGAGCTGCTGGCCCAGCTGGAGGCCTTCCTCTTCACGCACAAGTGTCCCTTCCCCCATGTGGTGCGCGCGGGAGCCATCTTTGTCCCCATCTATCTGGTGAAGGAGAAGCTGTTCCCCCGGCTGCCCGGGGCCTCGGTGGACCACGTGCTCCAGGAGCACCGCGTCGAGCTGCGCCCCACCACGCTGTCGGAGGAGCGGGCGCTCCGGGACTGTGCCCTCGACGGCTGCACCTCCCGCATGCTGAAGCTCCTGGCGCTGCGCCAGCTCCCGGACATCTACCCGGACCTGCTGGGCCTGCAGTGGCGGGACTGTATCCGCAGACAGCTGG GAGAACATAACAGGCAGAGCCCCCAAGCTAAGGCAGAAGCTGCTTCCTCAGAAGTTTCCAAGCTCCGAGAAGAAGTCAGCTCAGTCTCAGCCACTTTGGAGCCCCGGGGCTCCAAGAccaaaaagaagaagagggggaCCCCTGGCCCAAGCTCCGAGGAGTCTGGACAGCCAGGGACAACCCCCGAGACGGAGCCTGCCCCGGAGAGAGCCCCAGCCGCCAAACCTAGAGAAGAGACCCAAGGCCAGGCCCCGCTCGGGCTCCCCGGCTCCCTGTTCCGTGCCCGCTTCCATCGCCTGCTCCAGGCGGCCTGGCAGGATGGCCTGCCACTGCCCACGGGCAGGCGAAGAGGCCTGGCGCAGGCCCAGCCTCCCCCCTACCCAGAGCTGGTAGGGTAG
- the C2H15orf39 gene encoding uncharacterized protein C15orf39 homolog isoform X2 — MTGKRPPGPLDPMIYNKLALLEADAGHRPPTGICKSGSLPGPGSEGHLRYKGTYFTYPVGSPEVGHENLAGWNPHVSYGGVVAGQSLRADSMLMNCLLYQREAEGVQPVEKGRDHAMRNLLLAQEKWTGHLDHRDPLLQAARGSPYLGMKGPGPPACAPLAAPKPIYRNPMCYVDPGYGPPSCLALGTPAAESGAKRPLDMDWTVAAPLLPQGNSHCSLATTPSKSQHLDTSFLPLPQSGAPGKEAVANLSSYQVALDKYRAIRSALFLDSKYPPPYGGHKKAAEGLPGSWTKLPQPPVPPYQERAPSHYPLTMHEQPLLYPPGYPPPEKPNSSVLSLQSPNPYKGYSYRGNGLLGTYPQQQAARGPCMPSSKLESCAYPAGPIQGSSPSLKAGTATSHEPEPPPLPPKCQLDFMPQTPSFAFAPRDGLPLYGPALGAGGMSPAQEAPRGKLGANQHSAFQLVCQHLGSGGPALNSTPQKEAACPVSRPGKVEKPRPEPEGKKWPYSFAKEEARPRPGLEEHPTTPIVIADSPAPRSPPDPTPPNPLPSPREPPQALRQAESAEGTIAPPCSPPMPIINNVFSLAPYRDYLDNRCEKMPELPLPKAQPPSAACPLVPCAAADPEAYGEGPKDAEGKDGHDQECDVLLLTPCGEPQGQPGPPPGSQCPPREEVALDLSLKKQLAELSQGSLSQGLPAEPAAPPDGLETNQAGQEEQPRLPAPPPLVPTMIETIPRTSFHSSVAFMFRKFKILRPAPTPTITPAAPPPPAPAPSPPPPPSQSANLQLLSQPLQVTCFNVALPEPTPPAPPAASEPAPAAGKASRGPEATPASAGSPEQHFTGLHLSLCDAISDFVAHSSPERLREWLEEADESPSLPLLPASSPAKGPSRPRAAEGRARDRWLSCVGVKGLLAELLAQLEAFLFTHKCPFPHVVRAGAIFVPIYLVKEKLFPRLPGASVDHVLQEHRVELRPTTLSEERALRDCALDGCTSRMLKLLALRQLPDIYPDLLGLQWRDCIRRQLGSCSQPGGHASKRT, encoded by the exons ATGACTGGGAAGCGGCCACCCGGGCCCTTGGACCCCATGATCTACAATAAGTTGGCCCTCCTCGAGGCGGATGCTGGGCACAGGCCGCCCACCGGGATCTGCAAGTCGGGATCCCTGCCCGGGCCGGGCAGCGAGGGCCACCTGCGTTACAAGGGGACCTACTTCACCTACCCCGTGGGGAGCCCCGAAGTGGGCCATGAGAACTTGGCCGGATGGAACCCGCACGTGTCCTATGGGGGCGTGGTGGCGGGGCAGTCCCTGCGGGCCGACAGCATGCTCATGAATTGTCTGTTGTATCAGCGGGAAGCGGAGGGCGTTCAGCCCGTGGAGAAGGGCCGGGACCACGCCATGCGGAACCTGCTCCTGGCCCAAGAGAAGTGGACAGGGCACCTGGACCACCGCGACCCCTTGCTGCAGGCCGCCCGGGGCTCTCCCTACCTGGGCATGAAGGGGCCAGGACCCCCGGCCTGCGCCCCCCTGGCGGCCCCCAAACCCATATACCGGAACCCCATGTGTTACGTGGATCCGGGTTACGGGCCGCCCTCGTGTTTGGCCCTGGGGACCCCGGCAGCTGAGAGTGGGGCCAAGCGGCCCCTGGACATGGACTGGACAGTTGCTGCCCCCTTATTGCCTCAGGGCAACTCCCACTGCTCACTGGCCACTACACCCAGCAAGAGTCAGCACCTGGACACGAGCTTTCTCCCTCTGCCACAGTCTGGGGCACCGGGCAAGGAGGCCGTGGCCAACCTTTCTTCCTACCAGGTGGCCTTGGACAAGTATCGTGCCATCCGGAGCGCCCTCTTCCTGGACTCCAAATACCCCCCGCCATACGGAGGGCACAAGAAGGCAGCCGAGGGGCTCCCGGGCTCCTGGACAAAACTTCCACAGCCCCCAGTGCCCCCCTACCAGGAGCGGGCCCCCTCCCACTACCCACTAACAATGCATGAGCAGCCTCTGCTGTACCCCCCCGGCTACCCGCCCCCAGAGAAGCCTAACAGCTCAGTGCTTTCTCTGCAGTCCCCCAACCCCTACAAGGGTTACAGCTACAGGGGAAACGGGCTCCTGGGGACCTACCCGCAGCAGCAGGCAGCCCGGGGGCCCTGCATGCCCTCCTCCAAGCTGGAGAGCTGTGCCTACCCTGCGGGCCCCATCCAGGGCAGCTCCCCCAGCCTGAAGGCCGGGACAGCTACCTCCCACGAGCCCGAGCCGCCACCGCTACCCCCCAAGTGCCAGCTGGACTTCATGCCTCAGACGCCCAGTTTTGCCTTTGCCCCTCGGGACGGCCTGCCCCTGTACGGCCCGGCCCTAGGAGCCGGAGGGATGTCACCCGCCCAGGAGGCCCCCCGGGGCAAGCTGGGAGCCAATCAGCACAGCGCCTTCCAGCTTGTGTGTCAGCACCTGGGAAGCGGGGGCCCGGCCCTGAATTCCACCCCCCAGAAGGAGGCCGCCTGCCCCGTCTCCCGCCCTGGCAAGGTGGAGAAGCCCCGGCCAGAGCCCGAAGGCAAGAAGTGGCCGTACAGCTTTGCCAAGGAAGAGGCCAGACCCCGGCCCGGTCTAGAGGAGCATCCCACCACGCCCATTGTCATCGCGGACAGCCCCGCGCCGAGGAGCCCACCGGACCCCACGCCCCCGAATCCGCTCCCCTCCCCCAGGGAGCCCCCGCAGGCCCTCCGGCAGGCTGAGAGCGCTGAGGGCACCATCGCGCCTCCCTGCTCGCCGCCCATGCCCATCATCAACAACGTCTTCAGCCTGGCGCCCTACCGGGACTACCTGGACAATCGGTGCGAGAAGATGCCCGAGCTGCCCCTGCCCAAGGCCCAGCCCCCGAGCGCCGCCTGCCCCCTGGTGCCCTGCGCGGCCGCGGACCCCGAGGCCTATGGCGAGGGGCCCAAGGACGCCGAGGGGAAGGACGGGCATGACCAGGAGTGCGACGTGCTGCTGCTCACTCCCTGCGGGGAGCCCCAGGGGCAGCCGGGGCCCCCTCCGGGCAGCCAGTGCCCACCCAGGGAAGAGGTGGCTTTGGACTTGAGCCTCAAGAAGCAACTGGCCGAGCTCTCCCAGGGGTCCCTGAGCCAGGGCCTGCCCGCCGAGCCCGCAGCACCCCCAGATGGGTTAGAAACGAACCAGGCTGGCCAGGAAGAGCAGCCCAGGCTGCCCGCCCCCCCTCCCCTGGTACCCACCATGATCGAGACCATTCCAAGGACTAGCTTCCACAGCTCCGTGGCCTTCATGTTCCGCAAGTTCAAGATCCTCCGGCCAGCGCCCACACCTACCATCACCcctgctgccccccccccccccgcccctgcgccctccccccccccccccccctcccagtcTGCCAACCTCCAGCTGCTCAGCCAGCCCCTGCAGGTGACCTGCTTCAACGTGGCTCTGCCCGAGCCCACGCCGCCCGCGCCTCCTGCAGCATCTGAGCCGGCTCCAGCCGCCGGCAAGGCCAGCAGGGGCCCGGAGGCCACCCCCGCGTCGGCGGGCAGCCCCGAGCAGCACTTCACGGGCCTCCATCTGTCCCTGTGCGACGCCATCTCTGACTTTGTGGCCCACTCGTCGCCAGAGAGGCTCCGCGAGTGGCTGGAGGAGGCCGACGAGAGCCCGTCTCTACCTCTGCTGCCGGCTTCCTCCCCCGCCAAGGGCCCAAGTAGGCCCCGAGCGGCCGAGGGCCGGGCCCGCGACAGGTGGCTGAGCTGCGTGGGGGTGAAGGGGCTCTTGGCGGAGCTGCTGGCCCAGCTGGAGGCCTTCCTCTTCACGCACAAGTGTCCCTTCCCCCATGTGGTGCGCGCGGGAGCCATCTTTGTCCCCATCTATCTGGTGAAGGAGAAGCTGTTCCCCCGGCTGCCCGGGGCCTCGGTGGACCACGTGCTCCAGGAGCACCGCGTCGAGCTGCGCCCCACCACGCTGTCGGAGGAGCGGGCGCTCCGGGACTGTGCCCTCGACGGCTGCACCTCCCGCATGCTGAAGCTCCTGGCGCTGCGCCAGCTCCCGGACATCTACCCGGACCTGCTGGGCCTGCAGTGGCGGGACTGTATCCGCAGACAGCTGG GTTCCTGTTCACAGCCTGGCGGCCATGCCTCCAA GAGAACATAA